The DNA region GAGGTGAGCCGTATTATTTTATTGTCTCCTTTCCTACATAATAGCTAACCAACTAATCAATAGACTTCTCTAGCGGCGTTTTCTGTTAATGAGATACATGGTTACGCATATGTATTTTGTTCTTTGTTTTTGTAATATCAATCAACTTGGCAATTATGCCGATAACTAGACCtaatattatgtaaaattgTGTTATATGCTAATATTGCTTTCAAACGTTGCAGAATGCTTTGCTCACATGGACGTTAATGCTTCAGCAACAGGTTTGTACCTTTTCTTCTCTTTGACTTCTCTAATATTTTATCTTGTAATGTTGAAAATGGAGCAATTGATACTTCTAGCTATTGCCTTTGTTGTCCTTTAGCTAAGGTTTTGGTTATATCACACGATGGGGCAAGTGGAGACTACCCAGGTGGTACTGATGTGGCATACCAAAAAGCCATTCAAGATGGAGCGGATGTGATTGATTGTAATGTTCAAATGTCAAAGGATGGCGTACCTTTCTGTTTGAGCTCTACCAATCTTATGAATAACACACTAATTGGTCAAACGGAATTCAGGAGCCTTTTATCAACTGTTCGTGAAATTCAGCCAGCACCAGGAATATTTTCTTTCAGTCTGAACTGGACTGACATTCAAGGATTGACTCGTAAGTGGAATTGGATATTTGGGATAAAATTTCTATATTTAGTTCTGTTAAACATTCTGGACGCTTAAAAACTGGTGTTTTTATTGTGGTCTCCCTTccctataaaataattttactttcATGAAAAAAGTCAGCGAGTCCGAAGCTGAAAGTCAGCCTGAATTGTAATGATCAATGGCTGACGGCTGACGCATAGGAGCTTTAAGGCTCAGGAGTTCATTCTCATACTTCCATCCATTTGTTTAGTCCAGCTTCCTCATGACATATATTTTGCATAACTCTGAAGTTCATGATAATTTTAGTTTTGCAATTGTAGGTTTTACTCCCTGAGAAAATAACCAAGTAATAGTTATAATGTTTATATATTCATGTATACTATGCTAGAGTACCAACAAAACTCTAGCAGCAGCCAGACATATTCAAATCCATTTTGAATAAGCATCATAAAGCTGATAAAAGTTTTCTGTGTATACCTAAGACAGCATTCCTAAGGTGTAAAAATCTCAAAAGCCTCTATATGGTCACAGATACTATACTAACCAGGGATGGAGCAAAGATTTTGGAGgccctatttatttttgcaatttcatttaaaatggGGCCTTcaatatattaaaagataaactTTTTTGgatttcaagaaaaataattcaagacaaaatgtattgtaacattatactacaaatataaaaaaggatTACAAACAAATTACGTAAAAAGTGTTGAGCTTGAATAACACCATTTAATATGTGAGCCCCCTTAATTCTGGGGCCCCTAGGCAGTCGGCTACCCCGGATGCCCTTAGAATCGGCACTGCTACTTATGCAAGCATATAATCTTGGCTTAATTAATTGCTTGTGCTACTAGTTTTTAGATCTTTCCTTAGCTAATATCACATTGCTGAGTCATGGGGATAGATGTTTTACAAACCCTATATTTGATTTATAGGCCACACACATGTATGTTTATATCTATGCCTTTTTGTAAATAGGATTTGTGCCAATATGTTTATGCTAATGCATGCacatttcttttcaaaaaatctTTCTTTTTCCAAGTGCGAGTGGCCACTTGTTTATCAATATTCATGTATATGTAAATGTGGCAATATGTTTAAGCTAATGCATGCACATTGGCCACACACATGTGTAGATGTGAGTTTGTTTGTTGCTATATGTATATTTTCTTGTTCATTGAGCTTTTTGTAAGGATTACTACAATTACTCATCTCTACATCCGTTAATTAATTGAAGCTTTTCAAATGCTTTGTATTCCCGCATTCTTCATCCATCTATTGACTTTGAGTGTTATTTCTTGTTATAATAGTTATGGAGTGCTTTGACTTCTATGCTCATTTGCTTTTCCTTGTTTGCAGCTGTGATAACGAATCCATACCCAGATTATAACATGCTCAGAAATCCTAAATTCAAAAATGCTGGGAAAATTGTATCCTTGTCGACCTTCTTGGGTCTTGCCAAAAAATCGACTTCACTTTCTGGTGTCTTAATCAGGATAGATGTGAGTTCTCTGTCTGTGATGCTACTTTTTTTCATCACTTATAAAAGTGTGACAAAAAGACATGGATACTAATTGCTATGTCCTGGGAAGAGTATGAATTTACTTGAAGAATTAGAGAAGCATCTTTTTTGCATGTGGTTAACTAGGCACTAGCAGTGGCATATGAGGCGTGAGATGGGTCCAACTGTATTTCTGTCAGCATACAGGCATCAAGGAACGGCGTAAATGATTCCAGGCCATTTTTTACCTGTATAGAATAAAAGGAATGAATACTAATGATAATAGGGAGAGTCAGAATTGGGGAGAACTCTGTTGCCACATTTGGATAATGAAATTTGGCTGCCGTTTACTCATCGTAAAAAGTGTATAGCTGGCATTGCGCATTTGAAGACAAAAGACTGTTCATAGATATACATTAGTTTGAATTTAAATGTTTAGATACATGAACAAGAAACCTCTAAAGCTAAGAATCATAGGTTAGCCTAGTTGTAGGGGACTTTCCCTTTCTCCCTTATGATAGGGTTCGTTTCTCACCGCTTTCTAGAAGGATTAAATCCCACTCCCTTTGCGTGCAGCGATTCTCTAGCCTACTCAGAATtagtaaaaaaacattttagaaCTGGATTTAGCGGTTTACTGTTCACTATATCTACAAACTGTTCTTATCTCAAATTCCTCCATGCTACATCATTTGTTTGTGGAACTTAAATTATACCAATGTctaatttttagaaatttataccAAGGGCTAACTAGACTTaataatccttttttttttttattgatgttgATTCAGAACGCACAATATCTAGCATTGAAAGAGGGTCTAAGCATAACTGATGCAGTTACTGATGCCTTGGATAAAGCTGGTTATACCGGTCCAACAGCTGAAAAAGTTAAGATTGTGTCCACCAGCAGTTCAGTTCTCAAGGCGATGAAAGGAAAGAAATACGAACTTGTTTACGAAGTTGATGAGTCAATTCGTGGGATAGAGGATGAGGCTATTGCAAACATAAAGACCTTTGCTCAATCTGTAGTTGTCATTAAGAAGTCTGTTTTTCCGGATGACGGGGGATTCCTTACACTTGCGACTGATATTGTCAAGAAATTGCACTCGTTTAAGCTATCCGTTTATGTTCGTCTTTTCAGAAACGAATTTGTAAGCCAAGCATATGACTTCTTCTCTGACCCAATTGCCGAGATCAATACATTTGTAATGGAAGCTGAAGTTGACGGTGTCATTACCGACTTCCCAAAATCTGCAGCGCAATACAAGAGTAAGATTTTAAAACAGCTTTCATTGTTTTTGTGCTTCCTGCTTCTGCTTCTATTAGTAACTTCAAATACGTTAATATTTGAAAAGAGAAATCTTGTTTCGATTTGTCATTAGTTTATGAGTAGCTTGGGAATCTGTCTAGACTCTAAAGAGTATGTTGGTCATATCTATGTATACAACTAATCTCTTCACTTCTAGAACAGTCCTGTGCTAATTATCCCAAGGGAATCCTTCCAAGTGTATCTTAGGTTCTGTACATATAAACATTCCTAGGCTACAAATAAGATCCATTTTGGATTCGTCATTTCTATCTGTTATCCAATGTTGATGCTTGAGTATGAAAATGTGTACTATTTTGAGGCCGGTACTAATCTAGCTCTCTCCACACCCCGGCCCTCTGCAGGAAATTCGTGTCTAAAAGAAAAGAACACACCGATGTATATGAGTCCAGTTCAACCCGATCAACTCCTTCAACTCATTAACCCAACTGCGATGCCCCCGGCTCAAGCTCCTAACCCACTTCTTGAAGTGGCAGATGTATCAGAGTCGCCCCTCCCTGCGGTTGTGCAGAACAGCTCAACCACAATACCAGCAGAAACCCCGAAAGGATCAGGAAATGGCGTGCCTCAGATATCTGTTTCTGGATTATTATCTTTCTCGGCTATGATTGTAGCTGTCGCTCTTCTGTTGTGATAGGGTTTAAATAAAGAAGACTGACttgattatttttggagtttggtGCTGCAGATCACGATTCAAGTTTTTCCTGTAGCTTAATTTCATTATGTTTCTTCTTCTATAATCCATTTAGACTATGTTCATTCTTAACCATTTATTTATGTTCTCAACATGGAGTTGCCAAGTGAAGTACAAAGCACCTCGGACGAAACTGGATCTTTCAATTTGTATCGCTTTCAATTGTAACTATTCTTTGGTGTGTTAATCCtgttaataattattatcaacCCTCTTTGATTATTCGATGTCGTATGTCATATTGATCTAGAAAAAACCAGACAAATGAGCGACAAATTGGCTTATTCTTGTGATTAGGGTTTaactctaaaaaaaaaataatcttataTATGCAATTTAACTTCACTACGTggactaatataattattatcttGTATGACGTATCTAATAGCTTAATTCaaggaaattttaaaaaaataagattatttaacaacttaatttcaaaaataagcttcgtaaaaacttatttcccaaaataagcgtctgtaCATCCAAGCCTAACCTTGAgtaaaatcgctgttactaacagcgaaagtttgaaaaaaaaaaataaataaaagaataaagtCGCTGTTGGTAACAACGACTTaatgagttgactggtcaactccttaagtcgctgttactaacaacgactgaagcctttaattttttttatgaacaaaAGTAGCCGTtggtaatttagaaaaatagccgttaggaacgtgaaaatagccgttgtaatgatgttctataaatagctccatcatttcccatacttcattatactcattctacatcattcttcttcttttcaatcaatttttaaaggtaacataaggtattatgttagttttactctcaatttataaatgttaatattatttttgaaagtttacttacgttattatattatatgttatgtagatgtcaaaggagcattgtgttgaagagctttgtgatggttatgaagttgagattaatacagattggagcgactttgatccagggcgtgaatttgttgcttgccttttctacttggttgacggaTTAGCATTCACATACTTTTgatggattgctccggagggtacaaaatggcagagagacttaataatacggcttgaaaggaaaaacaagagcttaaagatgaggtatttaatctaaagagacaaatggatgatatggcacataggaaagaagagactgaaaggattatgagaaagtttaagaaacCTTCTTAGTTAGCAACggtagtttaacttaacgaatgaagtatgtaatttgatatggatttgtAGAACTtgattgaaattgtgttgaatgttcgatagcaacatccttatttgaatatgattgtctgtttgtttttgattaaattcatactgtatttttggcggaatgattcatcgccgaaaagtctAAGTATTTAACAtcaattcattcaaaataaaagtGTGATACTAcgttaaaaatatatacatctacatatatgttacaatttacacacaaaagaccaacttttacaaatattgagtatgtacaaatgttcagtaattacaaacagtattctaatgctaatcctcctcctgtaccctgtctaaccgtagtccgggcacgttaagtcaactTCCTCAAGATGAACTTCAgggtgatgaggagatgactcgTACGTAGTGATGTGAGGCGTAGTCACTTCCGGAATGAAGTATTGAAACTGCGTGCTTAGGAGTATGCCTtaggcaatctcccgtacgggctcctcttgggaggagctgatgactaatgcaatgccctgtgcctgcagtatcacaatcccaagacctccaagagttgtcctcaatgtgttcatctagagggggaaccattgcatagggtgtaggagcaacgattattggaatgtttcctaaggtcatgtcattagctagagcctcctcgtcaacaaccaaatcatcctcagaaggagattcaacgaattcattactctcactattaacatcatcccaaggctcatttgtatcttctaagttaaaagtatcatcatttgagacttgaaatcgaagttgattgggttcattagaaggataagaggaagatagcataaagggattttgggtttcttgggtagggaagggcgtatgagaaggagcagaagaagttatattcatgaatgcatttgtttccataacattgatatcttcattccctaggggtacctcttctacatataactctaaagaaggagtaggggtagaccttgaatacacccacattgcatctatagcctcctcatcctcaaccggaaaagctaacaaatctccactcatattgtacttaaaacttaaattaacagtactttttgtagtgtcaatgccaatcttagagcatataaaatgtttaaattcattcaaatccatgtatgagttgcatgcaaacagtttacgtcttcccccaacatacttaacattgttactagttgatcgaatagaaccattccaaaagcatacaacagtcacacgaaatgaatccatttctacaacaacacatacaaaatcaacatcaccatcatgttcataaatatatgaccactatacattttaaattcaacaacaaattctcgaacaaacttttaattatgaagatcaaggtaaataacaactacattcgaCATTTTTGTAGActttaagtgtaaatgaccactaaacatgacatacattttGAAATCAGCaccaaataacaaaatttataataaaaacgtacctcaataagctgtagatcaacaaaaATTAGTTAATTGCAAGCTtatgaacctacattaatgtgaaagttgattaaatttcagtaaaccctaatttttcgaaaattttaaaaaaacacaaaaaaatacctTAGGTCGATCTTGGAAGATtacagaactaattagtggtacaaacttagaatttgatgagtttagttgaaggattgaatgtgattttaagggAGGATGAACGAGGGAGATGTCGTGAGTGttgcaaatgaaaaaaaatacgcgagctgaaatgaggaagaagaagaaactggaAAAATTAAaggcccaaagtcgctgttactaacagcgactttgggctttt from Amaranthus tricolor cultivar Red isolate AtriRed21 chromosome 3, ASM2621246v1, whole genome shotgun sequence includes:
- the LOC130807953 gene encoding glycerophosphodiester phosphodiesterase GDPDL3-like → MGAFNIGLIALFLQLSVFVSAQKAQTSPWLTLDGSAPLVIARGGFSGLFPSSSSYAYNLAMMTSVPDVVLWCDVQLTKDGFGICFPYIKLDNSSDISALPPERSKKYVVDGVEMKGFFPVDFTFEELQPVSLTQGIYTRSPSFDNSQFAIQTVDDVFTQNKPAGFWLNVQHDAFYSQHNLSMRSFVISASRRVIISHISSADISFLRGLARPFASTKTKLIFRFLDRDAFEPSTNQTYGSFLKNLTMIKAFAAGILVPKAYIWPVDATFYLQPHTSLVADAHKAGLEVFASDFANDVSLAYNYSYNPVSEYLSFIDNGDFSVDGVLSDFPITPSEARECFAHMDVNASATAKVLVISHDGASGDYPGGTDVAYQKAIQDGADVIDCNVQMSKDGVPFCLSSTNLMNNTLIGQTEFRSLLSTVREIQPAPGIFSFSLNWTDIQGLTPVITNPYPDYNMLRNPKFKNAGKIVSLSTFLGLAKKSTSLSGVLIRIDNAQYLALKEGLSITDAVTDALDKAGYTGPTAEKVKIVSTSSSVLKAMKGKKYELVYEVDESIRGIEDEAIANIKTFAQSVVVIKKSVFPDDGGFLTLATDIVKKLHSFKLSVYVRLFRNEFVSQAYDFFSDPIAEINTFVMEAEVDGVITDFPKSAAQYKRNSCLKEKNTPMYMSPVQPDQLLQLINPTAMPPAQAPNPLLEVADVSESPLPAVVQNSSTTIPAETPKGSGNGVPQISVSGLLSFSAMIVAVALLL